One Hemibagrus wyckioides isolate EC202008001 linkage group LG07, SWU_Hwy_1.0, whole genome shotgun sequence DNA segment encodes these proteins:
- the lg07h22orf39 gene encoding UPF0545 protein C22orf39 homolog isoform X2, with the protein MGETPWRPPRACDVYWAEFKHCKSLRNRFHHYYAYGTSPVCLQWKDDYEACREWESNHSPHAKEQEALEISFDDCQCTLRDGGTSRTVCAKC; encoded by the exons ATGGGAGAGACACCTTGGCGC CCACCACGGGCATGCGACGTCTACTGGGCTGAATTCAAACACTGTAAAAGTTTGCGCAACCGTTTCCATCACTACTACGCCTATGGGACGTCACCCGTCTGTCTGCAGTGGAAAGACGACTACGAAGCCTGCAGAGAGTGGGAGAGTAATCACAGTCCACACGCCAAG GAACAGGAAGCTCTTGAGATCTCATTTGATGACTGCCAGTGTACcttgagagatggtgggaccagtcgaacAGTTTGTGCTAAGTGCTAA
- the lg07h22orf39 gene encoding UPF0545 protein C22orf39 homolog isoform X3 has protein sequence MGETPWRPPRACDVYWAEFKHCKSLRNRFHHYYAYGTSPVCLQWKDDYEACREWESNHSPHAKASVFQRELVMSGNMSNNNHW, from the exons ATGGGAGAGACACCTTGGCGC CCACCACGGGCATGCGACGTCTACTGGGCTGAATTCAAACACTGTAAAAGTTTGCGCAACCGTTTCCATCACTACTACGCCTATGGGACGTCACCCGTCTGTCTGCAGTGGAAAGACGACTACGAAGCCTGCAGAGAGTGGGAGAGTAATCACAGTCCACACGCCAAG GCAAGTGTCTTTCAAAGGGAGCTGGTGATGTCCGGCAACATGAGCAACAACAACCACTGGTGA
- the lg07h22orf39 gene encoding UPF0545 protein C22orf39 homolog isoform X1, with amino-acid sequence MGETPWRPPRACDVYWAEFKHCKSLRNRFHHYYAYGTSPVCLQWKDDYEACREWESNHSPHAKESLQNSERNRVSEQKNVPPFWEMRKKPPADWHLPLNEPK; translated from the exons ATGGGAGAGACACCTTGGCGC CCACCACGGGCATGCGACGTCTACTGGGCTGAATTCAAACACTGTAAAAGTTTGCGCAACCGTTTCCATCACTACTACGCCTATGGGACGTCACCCGTCTGTCTGCAGTGGAAAGACGACTACGAAGCCTGCAGAGAGTGGGAGAGTAATCACAGTCCACACGCCAAG gaGAGTCTTCAAAATAGTGAGAGAAATCGAGTTTCTGAACAGAAGAACGTCCCTCCATTTTGGGAGATGAGAAAAAAACCACCAGCTGACTGGCATTTACCTCTTAATGAGccaaaataa
- the LOC131355972 gene encoding tripartite motif-containing protein 16: MKEETDISLGLSSTEPSDVECSSCTGRKRKAEKTCLLCLSSYCEDHLNAHNDLHANAKRHKLVAATGKLEERICPEHDKLMEVFCRTDKQCICHMCITQKHRTHDVVSIDHEVADVKLKLAKTQREITDRITSRESDMQALQQAIEDFQASTRQAVEANEKSFTELIRTIELRQGEVKKLILDQEEEAMKKATELLKRLPSEITDLKRRDFELQRLERLSQADNGVCFLQGILSTPPLSSSMSSPVLYVHPYSSFQLAMEAVLDLIKQINHVCNLHFANISKHVQTADILKSPELKMRDLLLQNTSKLTLNPDTAHMSLRLSKENKEVNAMPQAQDYKSHPDRFDCRAQILCKERLQGTPQYWEVEYNANIWVCIAVSYTGIYRKGKKGVLFGRNRCSWGLRCYSTSYQFWHDNKYIAVNHNKRCPRIGVYLDHGLGILEFYNVCNDMSLIYKAQINFTEPVYAGFGMGGKGSQIKLCDLKEEEEAMMD; the protein is encoded by the exons ATGAAAGAAGAAACGGACATATCTTTAGGACTCAGCTCTACTGAACCCTCAGATGTAGAGTGCAGTTCGTGTACAGGAAGGAAGCGCAAAGCAGAGAAGACCTGTTTGCTGTGTTTGTCTTCATACTGCGAAGACCATTTGAACGCCCACAACGATCTACATGCAAACGCAAAGAGGCACAAGCTGGTGGCGGCTACGGGAAAACTAGAAGAGCGCATCTGTCCCGAACATGACAAACTGATGGAGGTTTTCTGCCGCACAGATAAGCAGTGCATATGTCACATGTGcattacacaaaaacacagaactCATGACGTCGTCTCGATTGACCACGAAGTGGCTGACGTGAAA TTGAAGCTTGCGAAGACACAGAGGGAGATTACTGACAGGATCACAAGCAGAGAGAGCGATATGCAAGCATTACAACAAGCAATCGAGGATTTCCAG GCTTCAACAAGGCAGGCAGTGGAAGCGAATGAGAAGAGCTTTACAGAGCTGATCCGCACCATAGAATTAAGACAGGGTGAGGTAAAGAAGCTGATCCTGGATCAGGAGGAAGAAGCCATGAAGAAGGCCACAGAACTTTTGAAGCGACTGCCATCAGAGATCACCGATCTGAAGAGGAGAGATTTTGAACTACAGCGCCTGGAGCGGCTCTCTCAAGCAGATAACGGCGTCTGTTTTCTACAG GGTATTTTGTCCACTCCTCCACTTTCTTCATCCATGTCTTCCCCTGTCCTCTATGTCCATCCATACTCCTCTTTTCAACTTGCCATGGAAGCGGTCTTGGACCTTATAAAGCAGATAAACCACGTTTGCAACTTGCACTTTGCCAACATCAGCAAACATG TCCAGACGGCGGACATTCTGAAATCGCCCGAGTTGAAAATGCGGGATCTTTTATTGCAAA ACACTTCCAAGCTCACGCTGAACCCTGACACTGCACACATGTCTCTCCGCTTGTCCAAAGAGAACAAGGAGGTGAATGCCATGCCCCAGGCACAAGATTACAAAAGCCATCCGGACAGATTTGACTGCAGAGCACAAATCCTTTGCAAAGAGCGTCTTCAAGGCACCCCACAATACTGGGAGGTCGAGTACAACGCCAACATCTGGGTGTGCATCGCTGTGTCCTACACCGGAATCtacaggaaaggaaaaaagggtGTTCTCTTTGGAAGAAACCGCTGTTCCTGGGGTCTACGCTGTTATTCTACTTCCTACCAATTCTGGCATGATAATAAGTACATAGCTGTTAACCATAACAAGCGTTGCCCCAGAATAGGGGTGTATCTGGATCATGGATTAGGTATTCTGGAGTTTTACAATGTCTGCAACGATATGAGTCTTATCTATAAGGCTCAGATCAATTTTACTGAGCCTGTGTATGCTGGGTTTGGAATGGGAGGAAAAGGCAGTCAAATCAAGCTCTGTGATttgaaggaagaggaggaggccATGATGGACTAA
- the LOC131355971 gene encoding tripartite motif-containing protein 16-like isoform X1 translates to MKQLSLQRKPDLSVIVVSLGPNPHPHHVFIPASGETKLARLALAKLSSSTNMDEKTVKSAHLSYTAPSDVECDVCTGRKRKAEQSCMECMASFCKNHLDLHNILHVGKRRKLVETTGSLKDSICPKHNKLMEIFCRKDQQCICNLCITNKHKNHDVVLIGEEVPEKKIKLGKMQRQTAKMIQTREKEEQALKQTIKSFKTSATKAVELNERSFTELIRSIEMRQCAVKEMILAQEEAVVKKVNTLLQRLEREISDLKSRDAELQHLEQLSQAENEVYFLQSASCVRQLSKLIQIPALSVHPSCPFQLSTDAVSNLIKKLHLICQWRFITISERVKNTGIVSAPLPETYQELLKYAIKLTLDTNTVHDNLQLSNMNKELTAVHTSADYPSHPDRFERRVQALCKEGLRGSPRYWEVECGTKGSWVNIAVSYKGIKRKGKQAALFGRCKSSWALRNYGGIYQFWHDNKWQKPHPDRSLDCTRIGIYLDHGAGILAFYNVSGNLSLITKVQTKFTEPVYAGFGLVGIGSHIRLCDL, encoded by the exons ATGAAACAGTTAAGTTTACAGAGGAAACCAGATCTGTCTGTTATTGTGGTTAGCCTCGGTCCAAATCCACACCCACACCACGTATTCATTCCTGCTTCAGGAGAAACGAAACTAGCGAGGCTGGCACTTGCAAAATTGTCTTCTTCTACCAATATGGATGAAAAGACAGTAAAGTCTGCCCATCTCAGCTACACCGCACCCtcagatgtggagtgtgatgtgTGCACGGGAAGGAAACGTAAAGCAGAACAGTCCTGTATGGAGTGTATGGCTTCATTCTGTAAAAATCATCTAGATCTGCATAACATTTTGCATGTGGGGAAGAGACGCAAGCTGGTGGAAACTACGGGAAGCCTCAAAGACAGCATCTGCCCCAAGCACAACAAACTCATGGAGATTTTCTGTCGCAAAGATCAGCAGTGCATATGTAACCTGTGCATtactaacaaacacaaaaaccatGATGTCGTCTTGATTGGGGAGGAGGTGCCTGAGAAAAAG ATTAAACTTGGGAAAATGCAAAGACAGACAGCTAAAATGATTCAGACCCGGGAGAAAGAGGAGCAAGCTTTAAAACAAACCATTAAATCATTCAAG ACATCAGCAACAAAGGCAGTGGAGTTGAATGAGAGAAGCTTTACAGAGCTGATTCGCTCTATTGAAATGAGGCAGTGTGCAGTGAAGGAGATGATCTTGGCTCAGGAGGAGGCTGTGGTGAAGAAAGTTAATACACTTTTACAGAGACTGGAACGGGAGATCAGTGatctgaagagcagagatgctGAACTACAGCACCTGGAGCAGCTCTCTCAAGCTGAGAATGAAGTCTATTTTCTACAA aGTGCTTCTTGTGTTCGCCAGCTCTCAAAGTTGATCCAGATCCCAGCActatcagtccatccatcctgtCCATTTCAGCTTAGCACTGATGCTGTCTCAAATCTTATCAAAAAACTGCACTTAATCTGCCAATGGCGGTTCATAACCATTTCTGAAAGAG TAAAAAACACTGGCATTGTATCTGCACCACTACCAGAGACATATCAGGAGCTCTTAAAAT ATGCAATCAAACTTACTCTGGATACAAATACAGTGCACGACAATCTCCAACTGAGTAACATGAACAAGGAACTGACCGCTGTCCATACATCAGCGGACTATCCTTCCCACCCCGACAGATTTGAAAGGCGGGTGCAGGCCTTATGCAAAGAAGGTCTGCGTGGTTCACCACGTTATTGGGAGGTGGAGTGCGGTACGAAAGGGTCATGGGTTAATATCGCAGTCTCGTACAAAGGGATAAAAAGGAAAGGGAAACAGGCCGCTCTGTTTGGCAGATGCAAAAGCTCATGGGCCTTACGCAACTATGGGGGTATATACCAATTCTGGCATGACAATAAGTGGCAGAAACCCCACCCTGACAGATCTTTAGATTGTACTAGAATAGGGATCTATCTGGATCATGGAGCAGGGATTTTAGCCTTTTACAATGTCTCGGGTAACTTGAGCCTCATCACTAAGGTCCAGACGAAGTTTACAGAGCCTGTATATGCTGGGTTTGGACTGGTAGGGATAGGATCTCACATTCGACTATGTGATTTATAA
- the LOC131355971 gene encoding tripartite motif-containing protein 16-like protein isoform X2 has product MKQLSLQRKPDLSVIVVSLGPNPHPHHVFIPASGETKLARLALAKLSSSTNMDEKTVKSAHLSYTAPSDVECDVCTGRKRKAEQSCMECMASFCKNHLDLHNILHVGKRRKLVETTGSLKDSICPKHNKLMEIFCRKDQQCICNLCITNKHKNHDVVLIGEEVPEKKRLEREISDLKSRDAELQHLEQLSQAENEVYFLQSASCVRQLSKLIQIPALSVHPSCPFQLSTDAVSNLIKKLHLICQWRFITISERVKNTGIVSAPLPETYQELLKYAIKLTLDTNTVHDNLQLSNMNKELTAVHTSADYPSHPDRFERRVQALCKEGLRGSPRYWEVECGTKGSWVNIAVSYKGIKRKGKQAALFGRCKSSWALRNYGGIYQFWHDNKWQKPHPDRSLDCTRIGIYLDHGAGILAFYNVSGNLSLITKVQTKFTEPVYAGFGLVGIGSHIRLCDL; this is encoded by the exons ATGAAACAGTTAAGTTTACAGAGGAAACCAGATCTGTCTGTTATTGTGGTTAGCCTCGGTCCAAATCCACACCCACACCACGTATTCATTCCTGCTTCAGGAGAAACGAAACTAGCGAGGCTGGCACTTGCAAAATTGTCTTCTTCTACCAATATGGATGAAAAGACAGTAAAGTCTGCCCATCTCAGCTACACCGCACCCtcagatgtggagtgtgatgtgTGCACGGGAAGGAAACGTAAAGCAGAACAGTCCTGTATGGAGTGTATGGCTTCATTCTGTAAAAATCATCTAGATCTGCATAACATTTTGCATGTGGGGAAGAGACGCAAGCTGGTGGAAACTACGGGAAGCCTCAAAGACAGCATCTGCCCCAAGCACAACAAACTCATGGAGATTTTCTGTCGCAAAGATCAGCAGTGCATATGTAACCTGTGCATtactaacaaacacaaaaaccatGATGTCGTCTTGATTGGGGAGGAGGTGCCTGAGAAAAAG AGACTGGAACGGGAGATCAGTGatctgaagagcagagatgctGAACTACAGCACCTGGAGCAGCTCTCTCAAGCTGAGAATGAAGTCTATTTTCTACAA aGTGCTTCTTGTGTTCGCCAGCTCTCAAAGTTGATCCAGATCCCAGCActatcagtccatccatcctgtCCATTTCAGCTTAGCACTGATGCTGTCTCAAATCTTATCAAAAAACTGCACTTAATCTGCCAATGGCGGTTCATAACCATTTCTGAAAGAG TAAAAAACACTGGCATTGTATCTGCACCACTACCAGAGACATATCAGGAGCTCTTAAAAT ATGCAATCAAACTTACTCTGGATACAAATACAGTGCACGACAATCTCCAACTGAGTAACATGAACAAGGAACTGACCGCTGTCCATACATCAGCGGACTATCCTTCCCACCCCGACAGATTTGAAAGGCGGGTGCAGGCCTTATGCAAAGAAGGTCTGCGTGGTTCACCACGTTATTGGGAGGTGGAGTGCGGTACGAAAGGGTCATGGGTTAATATCGCAGTCTCGTACAAAGGGATAAAAAGGAAAGGGAAACAGGCCGCTCTGTTTGGCAGATGCAAAAGCTCATGGGCCTTACGCAACTATGGGGGTATATACCAATTCTGGCATGACAATAAGTGGCAGAAACCCCACCCTGACAGATCTTTAGATTGTACTAGAATAGGGATCTATCTGGATCATGGAGCAGGGATTTTAGCCTTTTACAATGTCTCGGGTAACTTGAGCCTCATCACTAAGGTCCAGACGAAGTTTACAGAGCCTGTATATGCTGGGTTTGGACTGGTAGGGATAGGATCTCACATTCGACTATGTGATTTATAA